AATATTTTGACGGATTTGAGCCTCTACATTACCTCGAAACAGTACACCATGAGGTAAAATAATTGCTCCTTTACCTTTGCTTTTTATCGAGCGAATTAAATGTAGTAAAAAAGCATAATCACCGTTTTTATCTGGTGGTATCCCATCTTCAAAACGCTTATAAATATCTTCTTTAGGATCAAGTCCACTGCCCCAAGCTTTGCTAGAAAATGGCGGATTAGCAACCGCAAAGTCAAAAGTTTTTAAATTCCCATCAACTATAAAAGCAGGTGATGATAGGGTATTAGCTTGTTGAATTTCTGCTGTTTCGTTGTTATGCAAGATCATATTCATTTTAGCAAGCGCAGCAGTTGCATTATCCATCTCTTGACCATAAATAGTAACTCCTTGTTCTGTTTCGTCCGCAGCTTTAATTAACAAAGAGCCGCTACCACAAGTTGGGTCATAAATTGTCTGGGTTTGGACTGCTTTGCTTATTCCAATAACCTTTGCCATCACACGGGAAACTTCTGCTGGGGTGTAGAATTGGCCTTTGCTCTTGCCCGATTCAGTAGCAAAATGTCGCATAAGGTATTCATAGGCATCACCTAAAATATCATCTCCCTCGGCACGGTTGCGGCTAAAGTCAAGACTTGGGTTTTCAAAAATACCAACTAGTTTTGAAAGCCTGTCCTGCATTTCTTTACCTTTGCCAAGCTTATCTTCATTATTAAAATCAGCTACGTCAATAACACCTTTAAGATCATTAGCTTCAGCCAATTTGCTGATAATCTTATTCATTTTGTCGCCAATGTCTTTAGTACCTTTAAGTACAACCATATCCTTAAAGCTACCGCCTTCAGGGATTTCAATTAAAAAATCAGGATCGCTAGTAAATTTATCTGATACATATTTGATAAATAATAGGATTAATACGTAATCTTTATATTGGGAAGCATCCATGCCGCCGCGCGTTCGTCGCAACTTTTCCAGAGCGAGCTATATAATTCACTTTTTTGATAGCCATATTTAGTTTAACAAATGAATTTTAGAGTTGAGTTTTTAGAGAAAACTTTGATAAAACAGGCAAGTATAATCAAGCTATACGAAAATATCTAGTAGCTATAAGCATTTGAGCTACCGCCATAAATAAGAATAGCTGCTTAGTAGCAGCCATTGTTTAGCTATAATAATTAGGGTTAGGTTAGATAAAATTAGATAATTTGCGTAA
Above is a genomic segment from Blastocatellia bacterium containing:
- a CDS encoding SAM-dependent DNA methyltransferase; the protein is MDASQYKDYVLILLFIKYVSDKFTSDPDFLIEIPEGGSFKDMVVLKGTKDIGDKMNKIISKLAEANDLKGVIDVADFNNEDKLGKGKEMQDRLSKLVGIFENPSLDFSRNRAEGDDILGDAYEYLMRHFATESGKSKGQFYTPAEVSRVMAKVIGISKAVQTQTIYDPTCGSGSLLIKAADETEQGVTIYGQEMDNATAALAKMNMILHNNETAEIQQANTLSSPAFIVDGNLKTFDFAVANPPFSSKAWGSGLDPKEDIYKRFEDGIPPDKNGDYAFLLHLIRSIKSKGKGAIILPHGVLFRGNVEAQIRQNIIRKGYIKGIIGLPANLFYGKAS